The sequence below is a genomic window from Blastococcus sp. Marseille-P5729.
AGCTTCGCCGTCGCCGGGTGGACGGGCTGGTCGTGAGCCCGGGGGCGGATCTGCGCTATCTGTGCGGGCTGGACGCACACCTCGACGAGCGGCTCACCGCGCTCGTCGTGCCGGCCGATGCGGGCCCGACCCTGATCGTGCCCGAGCTCGAGCGGGGCGCTGCAGCTGAGTCACTGGCCGGCGGCCTGGACGCCGAGATCATTGGGTGGTCGGACACCCAGGACCCCTACCGTCTCGTCGCCGCGAGCGTCCGCGGCACCCAGATCGCCGTGAGCTCGCGGATGTGGGCCGGACATGTCTTCGGCCTGCAGGACTGCGGCCTGCAGCCGCGAGACGGCCAGGGGATCATGAGCACCCTCCGAGCCGTGAAATCCGCTGAGGAGGTCGACGCCCTCCGCAGGGCGGCGCACGCGATCGACGCCGTCCATGGCGAGATCGACCAGTGGCTGCGCCCGGGCCGCACCGAGAACGAGGTGGCCGTGGACCTGGACGCGGCGATCCGCGCTGTCGGGCACGCGCGCGTCGACTTCGTCATCGTGGCGTCGGGGCCGAACGGCGCTCACCCCCACCACCTCGCGAGCGACCGGATGATCGAGCCGGGCGACCTCGTGGTGGTGGACATCGGCGGAACGATGCCCGACGGCTACTGCTCGGACAGCACCCGCACGTACGCCGCTGGCCGCGAACCCAGTGAGCGCGGACGGCGGGTGCATGAGCTGGTTGCGGAAGCAGCCGAGGCCGGACGACGCGCGAGCTGCCCGGGGGTGCCTGCCACCGATGTGGACGCGGCCGCGCGGCGCGTTATCCGCGACGGGGGCTTCGGTGCCGAGTTCGTGCACCGCACCGGGCACGGCATCGGACTGGACACCCACGAGGAGCCCTACATCGTCGAGGGGAACGCCTCCCCGCTCGCCGACGGCGCGGTCTTCAGCGTGGAACCGGGCATCTATCTGCCCGGAGAGCTCGGCGTACGGATCGAGGACATCGTCGCGGCCCGGTCGGCCGGCCCCGACGTGCTCACCGAGGCACCGCGCGAGCTGCGGGTGGTGGGCTAGTCCA
It includes:
- a CDS encoding Xaa-Pro peptidase family protein, coding for MTTTGELRRRLERTRGELRRRRVDGLVVSPGADLRYLCGLDAHLDERLTALVVPADAGPTLIVPELERGAAAESLAGGLDAEIIGWSDTQDPYRLVAASVRGTQIAVSSRMWAGHVFGLQDCGLQPRDGQGIMSTLRAVKSAEEVDALRRAAHAIDAVHGEIDQWLRPGRTENEVAVDLDAAIRAVGHARVDFVIVASGPNGAHPHHLASDRMIEPGDLVVVDIGGTMPDGYCSDSTRTYAAGREPSERGRRVHELVAEAAEAGRRASCPGVPATDVDAAARRVIRDGGFGAEFVHRTGHGIGLDTHEEPYIVEGNASPLADGAVFSVEPGIYLPGELGVRIEDIVAARSAGPDVLTEAPRELRVVG